One stretch of Riemerella columbina DNA includes these proteins:
- a CDS encoding GLPGLI family protein, translating to MSKILYLLLFISTHFYYSQSIVVQYEVIMKPQESFLNNEQIPQSVKQNYLASIKQPVPFVLLVSNGRSFFGYGTYNFKESKIEKPFSKNSFQSKNDEYFRNIDSEELLQLQRDVKGAFYVVYKNSLPENLQSIASEKIDNFLCKVYERKDDPTVYWVAEEIPVNAGPSFYYGFPGLVLKAESLVRTIYATSINFLDKAIDIPLPDETLRRVSEEDFVKELKSRPAIKEL from the coding sequence ATGAGTAAGATTCTATACCTCTTATTGTTTATTTCAACACATTTTTATTATTCACAAAGCATTGTGGTTCAGTACGAAGTTATAATGAAACCCCAAGAAAGTTTTTTGAATAATGAGCAGATTCCTCAATCTGTCAAACAAAATTATTTAGCTTCCATAAAGCAACCTGTTCCTTTTGTTTTACTCGTATCCAACGGTAGGAGTTTTTTTGGATACGGCACCTATAATTTTAAAGAATCTAAAATAGAAAAGCCTTTTTCTAAAAACAGTTTTCAATCTAAAAATGATGAATATTTCAGAAATATAGACTCTGAAGAATTGCTTCAGCTCCAAAGGGATGTCAAGGGGGCTTTTTATGTGGTTTACAAAAACTCATTACCAGAAAATCTACAATCCATCGCTTCAGAAAAAATTGATAATTTTCTTTGTAAAGTATATGAAAGAAAAGATGACCCGACGGTCTATTGGGTGGCAGAAGAAATCCCTGTAAACGCAGGACCTAGTTTCTACTATGGCTTTCCTGGGTTAGTACTAAAAGCGGAGTCATTAGTAAGAACGATCTATGCTACATCAATCAATTTCCTTGATAAAGCTATAGATATTCCATTACCAGATGAAACCTTGAGAAGAGTGTCTGAAGAAGACTTTGTAAAAGAATTAAAATCCAGACCTGCTATTAAAGAACTTTAA
- a CDS encoding GLPGLI family protein, whose amino-acid sequence MNRIFILILLIIGFGVKAQIKTYKITFQKVYNLEEYKDDSPELHERRKNAKDLFYLLVNEKHSLFVPAKEDNISKLEFVVKDYDQSFCLYQYTDGEQYTKNAKGMHLYTDTDERKIILGHPCRKATLDNGEYAYYAEDIALQGTPAEMGMMPGMILDFQLIEARYTAIAIEEIDQDIDIQPYMKQYKKKADE is encoded by the coding sequence ATGAATAGAATTTTCATTTTAATACTTTTAATAATCGGTTTTGGGGTTAAGGCACAAATCAAAACCTATAAAATTACATTTCAAAAGGTTTATAATCTTGAGGAGTACAAAGATGATAGCCCAGAGCTGCATGAGAGAAGAAAAAATGCAAAAGATTTGTTCTATCTATTGGTTAACGAGAAACACTCTTTATTTGTTCCCGCTAAGGAAGATAATATCAGCAAATTAGAATTTGTGGTAAAAGATTATGATCAAAGTTTTTGTCTTTATCAATATACAGATGGAGAACAATATACAAAGAATGCCAAGGGTATGCACCTCTACACCGATACAGATGAGAGAAAAATAATATTGGGGCATCCGTGTAGAAAGGCCACTTTGGATAATGGGGAATACGCTTACTATGCGGAAGATATTGCTTTACAAGGCACGCCTGCAGAGATGGGGATGATGCCTGGGATGATATTAGATTTCCAATTGATAGAAGCACGATATACCGCAATCGCCATAGAAGAGATAGACCAAGATATAGACATACAGCCGTATATGAAACAATATAAAAAGAAAGCAGATGAGTAA
- the trmB gene encoding tRNA (guanosine(46)-N7)-methyltransferase TrmB produces the protein MGKNKLERFAENKILENVYQPSREETLSGYPMAGKWREKVFKNDHPIVLELGCGKGEYSVGLAQAFPDKNFIGVDIKGARFWFGAKAALAQNLHNVAFLRTKIELIDHCFAPNEVDEIWITFPDPQIKYRRTKHRLTHPDFLERYKKILKPEGVIHLKTDSEFLHGYTLGLLQGLGHEIISAHHDIYGAPEYDPETPLLREIKTYYEGLFSSKGKTITYIKFRLK, from the coding sequence TTGGGAAAGAATAAATTAGAGCGTTTCGCGGAGAATAAAATATTAGAAAACGTGTACCAGCCCAGCCGAGAGGAAACCCTTTCTGGCTATCCTATGGCAGGAAAATGGCGAGAAAAAGTGTTTAAAAACGACCATCCTATCGTGTTAGAATTGGGCTGTGGCAAGGGCGAATATAGCGTGGGGCTGGCACAGGCATTTCCTGATAAAAATTTTATTGGTGTGGATATTAAAGGGGCGAGATTTTGGTTCGGTGCAAAAGCCGCATTGGCACAAAATCTTCATAATGTGGCTTTTTTAAGAACTAAGATTGAGCTGATTGACCACTGTTTCGCACCAAATGAAGTAGATGAAATTTGGATTACCTTCCCCGATCCACAGATTAAATACCGACGCACCAAGCACCGCCTAACCCACCCTGATTTTCTTGAGCGGTACAAAAAAATCCTAAAGCCAGAGGGCGTCATCCACCTGAAAACGGACTCTGAATTTTTACACGGCTATACTTTGGGCTTGTTGCAAGGTTTGGGGCACGAAATCATCTCCGCTCACCACGATATCTACGGTGCACCTGAATACGACCCCGAAACACCACTCCTCAGAGAGATTAAAACCTATTACGAAGGCCTGTTTTCTTCCAAAGGAAAAACAATTACTTATATTAAATTTAGACTTAAGTGA